One window from the genome of Parasteatoda tepidariorum isolate YZ-2023 chromosome 8, CAS_Ptep_4.0, whole genome shotgun sequence encodes:
- the LOC107450434 gene encoding uncharacterized protein, with the protein MASWLVANGDAAGTLKFVYQPIFSYCNEVLISTAASTIQKLDIEQNQALRTITGTIRFTPILAMQCLTGNPPVRSIIERDAILLYERLIRLPNNTFCRDYDTNAKRNLKTQGDFLQYAFPAANDINVHLNPKRLYRPVCPLSYGGISVCLSLDRQVNKCHMRDQQLRAIALSTIENKFPGHTWLHVYTDGSMFSDEDGAGAGVYCDLLSCYSPIGAHSPHYDGEIEAIYIALKQLANHSSSFCTVVTLSDFTSALESFADRQYNTRILECRELVMLISVSFQWILAHRGIPGNEVADFLTKQGAGILQRPLKSHSFHAVKLLIKRRCNTRIRQKALCNSEGPYCLRINS; encoded by the exons ATGGCAA GTTGGCTGGTTGCAAATGGGGATGCAGCCGGGACACTTAAATTTGTCTATCAGCCAATTTTCAGTTATTGTAATGAAGTCCTTATCTCTACTGCTGCTAGCACCATTCAAAAACTCGACATAGAACAAAACCAAGCTCTACGTACCATTACTGGCACTATAAGATTCACTCCTATTCTGGCAATGCAGTGTTTGACTGGAAACCCTCCAGTACGAAGCATAATTGAAAGAGACGCAATCCTTCTTTATGAAAGGCTAATTCGCCTACCCAACAATACATTTTGTAGGGATTACGACACCAACGCAAAGAGAAATCTTAAAACACAAGGAGATTTTTTACAATATGCCTTTCCGGCAGCTAATGACATAAATGTCCACCTCAATCCGAAACGTCTCTATAGGCCTGTTTGCCCTTTGAGTTATGGAGGGATCTCGGTGTGTCTGAGTCTAGACAGGCAGGTTAATAAGTGTCATATGAGAGATCAACAGCTCCGTGCCATTGCTCTATCTactattgaaaacaaattccCTGGACATACATGGTTACACGTCTATACAGATGGATCGATGTTTAGCGATGAAGACGGAGCTGGAGCCGGTGTGTATTGTGATCTTCTTTCGTGTTACTCACCAATTGGCGCTCATTCCCCCCATTACGATGGTGAAATCGAGGCTATTTATATCGCTTTGAAACAACTGGCAAACCACTCTTCATCATTCTGTACAGTGGTTACATTGTCAGACTTCACGTCTGCGTTGGAATCTTTTGCAGATAGACAGTATAATACCCGTATTCTGGAGTGCAGAGAGCTCGTAATGTTGATCTCTGTTTCCTTCCAGTGGATCCTAGCCCACCGTGGGATTCCTGGAAACGAGGTTGCCGACTTTTTAACCAAACAGGGGGCAGGGATCCTCCAGAGACCTTTGAAAAGCCACTCCTTTCACGCAGTCAAACTCCTGATAAAAAGAAGATGTAACACCAGGATAAGACAGAAAGCATTATGCAACTCTGAAGGGCCCTACTGCTTGAGGATAAACAGTTGA